The Sorangiineae bacterium MSr11367 genome window below encodes:
- a CDS encoding carotenoid oxygenase family protein yields MNGETRKTGAPGAFRRTVIDLVAGTQTTKRHATLPWQEFPMIAPSRVGRSYRHAYHLFTPESSILWRAVAKLDVETDRTDVFDFGPWALGSRVDVRASSQWNRRNDGWLLVETVNNRGPAALEIFDARRVADGPVATATTRTHIPCTFTAIGRRASPKCRLK; encoded by the coding sequence ATGAACGGCGAGACGCGAAAGACCGGGGCACCGGGGGCATTCCGCCGCACCGTCATCGACTTGGTCGCCGGAACGCAAACAACGAAACGCCACGCTACACTGCCATGGCAAGAATTTCCGATGATAGCCCCCTCTCGCGTGGGGCGCTCCTACCGGCACGCGTACCACCTGTTCACCCCCGAATCTAGCATTCTGTGGCGCGCCGTGGCCAAACTCGACGTGGAGACAGACCGCACCGACGTTTTCGACTTCGGCCCCTGGGCATTGGGCTCTCGAGTCGACGTTCGCGCCTCGTCCCAATGGAACCGCCGAAACGATGGCTGGCTCTTGGTAGAAACAGTTAACAACCGTGGCCCAGCCGCGCTCGAGATCTTCGACGCGCGCCGCGTGGCCGATGGCCCCGTGGCTACGGCCACGACCCGCACGCACATCCCGTGCACTTTCACGGCCATTGGGCGCCGCGCATCGCCTAAATGCCGCCTGAAGTGA
- a CDS encoding ATP-binding protein: MSTSWKAARLLPTTATSAFASAACAYAIQTGAGALASALLIGVGCLAVALAASLAMYSWRKSHVEMKATQLGIALEAREKELAERERLLKTLVESVPMAIVLFTGLGQILYANEAARALFFDGAHPDGGNFLNRLGRAPEALRRAILGEGDELFSIYDENQQRQTYHLAKRHMELDGESVVLVVVNNLSRELYRQEVDLWKRLLRVLTHELNNSMAPIKSLVNSGRTLIRGVPEESRLTKVFDTVAGRAEHLESFVHRYAEFARLPAPRKAYVELAPFVERLGSLFPEVAVDGELSQATVQFDVGQIEQALINLLKNAIESSGSAHGVTLRVEPVLPSGLRFGVLDRGPGMSPEVLKHALVPFFSTKDNGTGLGLPIASEIVEAHGGVLRLQTREGGGLEVWIRLPGPEASSDPRGKLTLTRT; the protein is encoded by the coding sequence ATGAGCACCTCGTGGAAGGCTGCACGGCTGCTGCCGACGACGGCCACATCCGCGTTTGCGTCCGCCGCATGCGCCTATGCCATCCAGACAGGCGCCGGGGCGCTCGCTTCGGCACTGCTCATTGGCGTCGGCTGCCTAGCCGTGGCCCTCGCGGCATCGTTGGCCATGTATTCGTGGCGCAAGTCGCACGTCGAGATGAAAGCCACCCAGCTGGGCATCGCCCTAGAGGCGCGCGAGAAGGAGCTAGCCGAACGCGAGCGCCTCCTGAAGACGCTGGTCGAGTCGGTGCCGATGGCCATTGTCCTCTTCACCGGCCTTGGGCAAATTCTCTACGCCAACGAGGCCGCACGCGCTCTCTTCTTCGACGGTGCCCATCCGGACGGCGGCAATTTTCTCAACCGCCTCGGCCGCGCCCCGGAGGCCCTGCGCCGCGCCATCCTCGGCGAAGGGGACGAGCTCTTCTCCATCTACGACGAAAACCAGCAGCGGCAGACCTATCACCTCGCCAAGCGCCACATGGAGCTCGACGGGGAGTCGGTGGTGCTGGTCGTGGTCAACAACTTGAGCCGCGAGCTTTATCGACAAGAGGTCGACCTCTGGAAGCGGCTTTTGCGCGTGCTCACCCACGAGTTGAACAACTCGATGGCTCCTATCAAGAGCCTCGTAAACTCCGGCCGCACCCTCATCCGTGGCGTCCCCGAAGAGAGCCGCCTCACCAAGGTGTTCGATACCGTGGCCGGCCGCGCCGAGCACCTCGAGTCGTTCGTCCACCGCTACGCCGAATTCGCGCGTCTCCCCGCCCCGCGCAAAGCATACGTGGAGCTCGCCCCCTTCGTGGAGAGATTGGGCAGCCTCTTTCCCGAGGTCGCCGTAGACGGGGAGCTTTCCCAGGCGACGGTCCAGTTTGACGTCGGGCAGATCGAACAGGCTCTCATCAACCTTTTGAAGAACGCCATCGAGTCGTCCGGCTCGGCACACGGGGTGACCCTTCGCGTGGAACCGGTTCTTCCCTCCGGCCTACGTTTCGGCGTGCTCGATCGCGGCCCGGGCATGTCGCCCGAGGTTTTGAAGCACGCGCTCGTCCCTTTCTTCTCCACCAAGGACAATGGCACCGGGCTCGGACTCCCCATTGCCTCCGAAATCGTCGAAGCCCACGGCGGCGTCCTGCGCCTGCAGACCCGAGAGGGTGGTGGGCTTGAGGTCTGGATTCGTTTGCCAGGTCCCGAAGCCTCTTCGGATCCCCGCGGCAAGCTCACGCTCACGCGAACATGA
- a CDS encoding DUF1554 domain-containing protein: MTSKTFKGELGGLEGADAKCQELAAAARHPLPGTYRAWLSSFRGQDPLHRFTRSDAPYVRTDGTVIAQNWNDLLYYLAAPIDVDESGNHLEIAGPAMAWTGTEPDGTDNGRENCSGWEQSDGGGSPSFGSGGHYTDIDGKWTANAFQECRSSAHLYCFRQ, from the coding sequence GTGACGAGTAAGACGTTCAAGGGTGAGCTTGGTGGTCTGGAAGGCGCCGACGCCAAGTGCCAGGAGCTTGCGGCAGCGGCAAGGCATCCGCTACCTGGAACCTATCGCGCCTGGTTGAGCAGCTTCCGAGGCCAGGATCCGCTGCATCGATTCACACGCAGCGACGCCCCCTACGTTCGAACGGACGGTACGGTTATCGCTCAGAACTGGAACGACCTGCTTTACTACCTTGCAGCACCGATCGACGTGGACGAAAGTGGAAATCATCTCGAGATTGCTGGTCCGGCCATGGCCTGGACCGGCACGGAGCCCGACGGAACCGACAACGGACGGGAGAACTGCTCGGGCTGGGAGCAATCCGACGGCGGTGGATCTCCGAGCTTTGGCTCAGGGGGACACTACACGGACATCGACGGGAAATGGACGGCGAACGCGTTTCAGGAGTGCCGGAGTTCCGCGCACCTCTACTGCTTCCGTCAATAG
- a CDS encoding prolyl oligopeptidase family serine peptidase, which translates to MAFMVIVATPIVGRVAWYASDQAIKPVHSQHPDGIPVLVVKDDNGTHRVTLPATVTTRRPGVFWLTWEGGFATVGDITSSSSDRVERLLLGDRVPATGAIVRFSAKVPTDPAGLGLEFSEIMVPTELGPTPVWYVPAAATARTWAIVVHGQNGSRSSMLFVAPMLHQLGLPVLVSTYRNDLGAPASSDGLMHLGESEWRDLEAVMRVAEEKGAHGLLLYGGSMGGQIIGQLLRNSTLAEQVCSVVLDAPPSSMSKVAAYANEQHHLPSIMAWLTGKIVDWRTEIKSDQLDLLTYPPKIRPPALLLHGDGDLEVPAQLSRDFAAAAAQHNWPMEYREFHADGHVESWNADPLAYENIVRAFIERTTRHCEPAR; encoded by the coding sequence ATGGCCTTCATGGTCATTGTGGCGACTCCAATCGTCGGTCGCGTCGCCTGGTACGCTAGTGATCAAGCCATCAAGCCGGTGCATTCGCAGCATCCAGATGGGATCCCTGTTCTCGTTGTCAAGGACGACAATGGCACGCACCGAGTCACTTTGCCCGCCACAGTGACTACGCGTCGACCCGGTGTGTTCTGGCTGACCTGGGAGGGAGGTTTCGCAACAGTCGGAGACATCACCTCTTCTTCGTCGGACCGAGTAGAACGTCTTTTGCTCGGCGATAGGGTGCCCGCAACCGGAGCCATCGTACGGTTCAGCGCCAAAGTGCCGACCGATCCGGCAGGGCTTGGTCTCGAGTTTTCCGAAATAATGGTGCCGACGGAGCTTGGCCCCACGCCCGTATGGTATGTGCCGGCGGCCGCTACCGCTAGAACCTGGGCTATCGTAGTGCATGGGCAAAACGGGAGTCGCAGTTCCATGCTCTTCGTCGCTCCCATGCTTCATCAGTTGGGGCTACCGGTGCTCGTAAGTACCTATCGCAACGATCTTGGAGCTCCTGCATCCTCCGATGGCTTGATGCATCTTGGCGAATCCGAGTGGCGCGACCTGGAAGCCGTCATGCGCGTTGCGGAGGAGAAGGGGGCACACGGTCTGCTTCTCTACGGTGGTTCCATGGGTGGTCAAATCATTGGCCAGTTACTGCGGAACTCGACACTGGCGGAACAGGTTTGTTCGGTCGTGCTTGATGCCCCTCCCAGTAGCATGTCGAAAGTCGCAGCATATGCGAACGAGCAGCACCATCTGCCCAGCATCATGGCTTGGCTAACCGGTAAGATCGTCGACTGGCGCACCGAAATCAAATCCGATCAGCTCGATCTGCTCACGTACCCTCCGAAAATACGACCTCCAGCGCTGCTGCTGCATGGGGACGGTGACCTCGAGGTTCCGGCACAGCTTTCGCGCGATTTTGCCGCCGCCGCAGCTCAACACAACTGGCCTATGGAATATCGTGAATTCCATGCTGACGGACATGTAGAGTCGTGGAACGCAGATCCCCTTGCATACGAGAATATCGTGCGAGCGTTTATCGAGCGTACGACTCGTCATTGTGAGCCGGCGCGATAG
- a CDS encoding sigma-54 dependent transcriptional regulator, giving the protein MGKVLIVDDQQAVRTALEMLFELAGMEFESVSSPEEALVRVQRGGVAVVVQDMNFSHGTTSGEEGVELFRAIRALNPQIPVLLMTAWTCLETAVMLVKEGADDYIEKPWDDRKLTLAVSNLLRLHSLSQQNEALVGAVARARGELGTSFDLCGVVYASRAMHEVVSLAVHTARSDSPVLITGPNGSGKEKLAEIIQQNSARKGKPFVRVNAGALPDSLIEAELFGAEAGAFTGAGKMRIGLFEAADGGTLFLDEIGNLSLAGQIKLLRVLETGDYQRLGSATPRKANVRILSATNADLREAIAQKSFREDLYFRLNVIELRVPPLAERPDDVAALACAILAGRSGGPFELSEDAVRAMHAHAWPGNVRELRNRLERATLVAKGPRLEPPDLALPRAPARIVSGSSSEEGDIPRATLEEVLTRNEGNVSRAASELGLSRQALYRRMERLGLSVQRRLKIP; this is encoded by the coding sequence ATGGGCAAGGTTCTGATTGTCGACGACCAGCAAGCGGTTCGAACTGCGCTCGAGATGCTTTTCGAACTCGCGGGCATGGAGTTCGAATCGGTGTCCTCCCCCGAGGAAGCGCTCGTCCGTGTGCAGCGAGGTGGCGTTGCGGTGGTCGTTCAAGATATGAATTTTTCGCACGGCACGACATCGGGCGAGGAAGGGGTCGAGCTCTTTCGCGCCATTCGCGCGCTGAATCCGCAGATACCCGTGCTCTTGATGACCGCCTGGACCTGCCTTGAGACGGCGGTGATGCTCGTAAAGGAGGGCGCCGACGACTACATCGAAAAGCCCTGGGACGACCGCAAGCTGACGTTGGCCGTTTCGAATCTCCTGCGCCTGCATAGCCTGTCGCAGCAAAATGAAGCGCTCGTGGGAGCCGTGGCCCGTGCTCGCGGCGAGCTGGGAACGTCGTTCGACCTGTGCGGCGTCGTCTATGCGAGCCGTGCCATGCACGAGGTGGTGTCGCTGGCAGTACACACGGCGCGTTCCGATTCACCGGTGCTCATCACCGGCCCCAACGGCTCGGGAAAAGAGAAGCTCGCCGAAATCATCCAGCAAAACTCGGCCCGCAAAGGCAAACCCTTCGTGCGCGTGAACGCCGGCGCCTTGCCGGACAGCCTTATCGAGGCGGAGCTTTTTGGTGCCGAGGCGGGGGCGTTCACAGGTGCGGGCAAAATGCGAATTGGCCTCTTCGAGGCGGCCGACGGCGGCACGCTGTTTCTCGACGAGATTGGCAATCTCTCACTGGCCGGCCAAATAAAGCTTCTGCGCGTCCTCGAGACCGGCGATTACCAACGTCTGGGAAGCGCGACGCCACGCAAAGCAAACGTGCGCATCCTGAGCGCGACCAACGCAGACTTGCGTGAAGCCATCGCGCAGAAGAGCTTCCGCGAAGACCTCTACTTCCGGCTCAATGTGATCGAGCTGCGCGTCCCGCCGCTCGCGGAGAGGCCGGACGATGTGGCCGCGCTGGCGTGTGCCATCCTTGCGGGACGCAGCGGCGGTCCGTTCGAGCTAAGTGAAGACGCCGTCCGTGCGATGCACGCGCATGCATGGCCCGGTAACGTGCGCGAGCTTCGCAATCGCTTGGAGCGCGCAACCTTGGTGGCCAAAGGACCACGTCTCGAGCCCCCGGATTTGGCGCTCCCTCGCGCGCCCGCCCGCATCGTTTCAGGCTCGTCCTCGGAGGAAGGGGACATCCCGCGGGCCACCCTCGAAGAGGTGCTGACCCGCAATGAGGGTAACGTGTCGCGGGCCGCGTCCGAGCTCGGCCTGAGCCGCCAGGCCCTCTACCGCCGCATGGAGCGCCTTGGTCTTTCCGTCCAACGGCGGCTCAAAATCCCATGA
- a CDS encoding serine/threonine protein kinase: MIRDNEQSLAFLQRRIGQFGLVVGLFDVLAMIVRGMKWIPSSLADVQDVVAWAAHVAACVPLLAIWWIARGRPRSLRFLRCLEAIGILVSTLALSAMGYALTLSGGVTPGREHGPTAGQYIVLLALNYIVMARAVFIPSSPRRTLWLTGVSAAGLFLSASPLLNVATHDVFGAKASPYFGTMMGIFAWWLMTTCLATLATSTIYGLRLQVREALQCGEYTLEEKIGEGGMGVVYRARHGMLRRPTAVKLLPASASTAPRIARFEDEVQHTARLSHPNTVTIFDYGRTPEGIFYYAMELLDGETVQDTIDATGPMPPERVAKILMQIAGALDEAHSVGSVHRDVKPSNVVLCNQGGLFDFVKVLDFGLAESFEREGKPSQSHLGIVGTPLYLAPEGVLNPAVVGPPADVYALGGIGYFMLTGEPVFPGKSILEIGSRHLHAVARRPSERSPFPVPEALENLLLRCLAKAEEERPTAASVVRELASVAVQAWSAGDAAAWWQEHRTRVHAQRKQSDANLTPGLTVRRGQLSTASIVRGHLERTSNQRKS, from the coding sequence ATGATACGCGACAACGAGCAGAGCCTGGCGTTCCTTCAACGCCGTATCGGACAGTTCGGCTTGGTGGTCGGGTTGTTCGACGTGTTGGCCATGATCGTTCGCGGCATGAAATGGATCCCGTCGAGCCTGGCGGACGTACAGGACGTCGTCGCTTGGGCAGCTCACGTGGCCGCGTGCGTGCCACTCCTGGCGATATGGTGGATTGCCCGCGGGCGTCCACGCTCCTTACGTTTTTTGCGATGCCTGGAGGCCATCGGAATTCTCGTTTCCACGCTGGCGCTCTCCGCCATGGGATACGCCCTTACCCTCTCGGGTGGTGTCACGCCCGGCCGGGAACACGGCCCCACTGCTGGCCAATACATCGTGCTCTTGGCGTTGAACTACATCGTTATGGCTCGTGCGGTGTTCATTCCGAGTTCGCCACGACGAACGCTCTGGCTCACGGGCGTCAGTGCGGCGGGGCTCTTCCTGTCTGCGTCGCCTCTGTTGAACGTTGCCACGCACGACGTCTTCGGCGCGAAGGCGTCGCCCTATTTCGGCACCATGATGGGCATTTTTGCGTGGTGGCTCATGACCACGTGCCTCGCTACGCTTGCTACTAGCACCATCTATGGCCTTCGCCTTCAGGTCCGCGAGGCGCTCCAGTGCGGAGAGTACACGCTCGAGGAAAAGATCGGCGAAGGTGGCATGGGCGTGGTCTATCGCGCCCGCCACGGTATGCTTCGTCGGCCCACCGCCGTGAAGCTTCTTCCGGCGAGCGCATCGACGGCGCCGCGAATTGCGCGCTTCGAAGACGAGGTCCAGCACACCGCGCGCCTCTCACATCCTAATACGGTGACCATCTTCGACTACGGACGCACGCCCGAGGGGATCTTCTACTACGCCATGGAGCTCCTCGACGGCGAGACGGTGCAGGATACCATCGACGCTACCGGACCAATGCCGCCCGAGCGGGTCGCTAAGATTCTCATGCAGATTGCAGGAGCGCTCGATGAGGCGCACTCCGTCGGTTCCGTTCATCGCGATGTCAAACCGTCGAACGTCGTCTTGTGCAATCAGGGGGGGCTCTTCGATTTCGTCAAGGTGCTCGACTTCGGTCTGGCCGAATCGTTCGAGCGCGAAGGAAAACCGAGTCAGAGCCATCTCGGCATCGTCGGAACCCCGCTCTACCTCGCGCCCGAGGGGGTACTGAATCCGGCGGTAGTCGGCCCGCCAGCGGACGTGTACGCGCTGGGAGGGATCGGATATTTCATGCTCACCGGCGAGCCGGTATTCCCCGGAAAATCGATCCTGGAGATCGGCTCGCGCCATCTGCACGCGGTCGCACGAAGGCCATCGGAGCGATCCCCGTTCCCGGTGCCCGAGGCCCTCGAGAATCTGCTGCTTCGTTGCCTGGCCAAAGCGGAAGAGGAGCGTCCAACAGCGGCCTCGGTCGTGCGAGAGCTCGCCTCGGTCGCCGTGCAGGCATGGTCCGCCGGAGACGCCGCGGCGTGGTGGCAGGAGCATCGGACTCGCGTGCACGCGCAACGAAAACAATCGGATGCGAACCTCACGCCTGGCTTGACTGTTCGGCGCGGACAATTGTCCACGGCCTCCATTGTCCGCGGACACCTCGAACGAACGTCAAACCAGCGGAAATCTTAG
- a CDS encoding zinc-binding dehydrogenase, whose protein sequence is MKAWIVTSGMPWRLQVRDVPSPSPMAHEALISVVAFSINRGEMELLSWLPEAWIPGLDVAGIVLEPAADGSGPPRGARVLGLVDQGSWAERVAVPTSALALIPAGVSLMQAATLPAAGLCAMGTLRLAECTKRSRVLVTGAAGGVGSFQVQMAARAGAHVVAVTARRDANAWLHRLGATDVVSAIAKARGLFDMILESVGGVSLEEAVGKIAPGGTIVLSGNSSAERTSMSVFDFTGHEGARLVTFMNYASDEHTGERLQRLAASVDRGEIVPQIGHVGSWDELDGALQALRSRSVQGKAVLFIPFGDASNGPRNTAATDGVQSIAKR, encoded by the coding sequence GTGAAAGCCTGGATCGTGACCTCCGGAATGCCGTGGCGCCTGCAGGTGCGCGACGTTCCTTCCCCATCGCCCATGGCCCACGAGGCCTTGATCTCCGTGGTGGCGTTCAGCATCAACCGCGGCGAGATGGAGCTTCTTTCGTGGTTGCCCGAAGCATGGATCCCGGGCCTCGACGTGGCGGGCATCGTTCTCGAACCTGCAGCCGACGGATCGGGGCCACCGCGTGGTGCGCGCGTCCTCGGGCTCGTAGATCAGGGATCGTGGGCGGAACGCGTAGCCGTCCCCACTTCCGCGCTCGCGCTAATTCCAGCTGGCGTGAGCCTGATGCAGGCCGCGACCTTGCCCGCGGCGGGGCTCTGCGCGATGGGCACCTTGCGCCTTGCCGAATGCACGAAGCGCTCTCGCGTGCTCGTCACCGGCGCAGCAGGTGGCGTGGGCAGCTTCCAAGTGCAGATGGCCGCTCGCGCAGGTGCCCACGTGGTTGCCGTCACAGCACGGCGCGATGCCAATGCGTGGCTGCACCGACTGGGCGCGACGGACGTCGTGTCGGCCATTGCCAAAGCACGAGGCCTCTTCGATATGATCCTCGAATCGGTCGGCGGAGTCAGCTTGGAAGAGGCCGTCGGAAAGATCGCGCCAGGTGGCACCATCGTACTCTCGGGGAACAGCAGCGCCGAGCGCACGTCGATGAGTGTCTTCGATTTCACGGGCCACGAAGGGGCGCGGCTCGTTACGTTCATGAACTACGCATCGGACGAGCACACCGGCGAAAGGCTGCAACGCTTGGCGGCTTCCGTCGATCGGGGCGAAATCGTACCTCAGATCGGACACGTTGGTTCTTGGGACGAGCTTGATGGTGCGCTCCAGGCGCTCCGATCTCGAAGCGTCCAGGGGAAAGCCGTGTTGTTTATCCCGTTCGGTGACGCCTCGAATGGCCCCCGCAACACCGCCGCCACTGATGGGGTGCAATCGATTGCGAAGCGATGA
- a CDS encoding WHG domain-containing protein — protein MAESQTAARIAFGRKKFLMKEGVEAVTVRRMADVVGTSSMAIHKHYVNREVLLNAIAGVSFEELGKAWSKPAEVVGFDERFAKLLDAFLDLALARPHLYTFLHTTRREEARCFPTDFRGCGSRTYSPIMRVIEQGIHEGLLRSDDALEVTLVFVSGVQGLVQLYQAGHISLSKQDFRAPCLRSVRRILDGVGA, from the coding sequence ATGGCAGAGAGTCAAACGGCAGCCCGTATCGCTTTTGGCAGAAAGAAATTTTTAATGAAAGAAGGTGTCGAGGCGGTGACAGTCCGCCGCATGGCCGACGTCGTGGGGACAAGTTCGATGGCGATCCATAAACACTACGTCAATCGCGAGGTGCTTTTGAATGCAATCGCAGGTGTTAGTTTCGAAGAGCTGGGTAAGGCTTGGAGCAAGCCTGCCGAGGTGGTGGGTTTCGATGAACGATTTGCGAAGTTGCTCGATGCGTTTCTCGATTTAGCTCTTGCTCGGCCGCACCTCTACACCTTCCTCCACACTACACGTAGAGAAGAGGCGCGATGCTTTCCAACTGATTTTCGTGGGTGCGGTTCTCGGACGTATAGCCCCATCATGAGAGTCATTGAGCAGGGAATCCACGAGGGACTACTCCGATCGGACGACGCTCTGGAGGTCACACTGGTATTTGTGTCGGGCGTCCAAGGGCTAGTTCAGCTCTATCAAGCGGGCCACATCAGTTTGTCGAAGCAAGACTTTCGCGCGCCATGTCTGCGTTCGGTGCGCCGGATACTCGATGGCGTTGGCGCATAA
- a CDS encoding carotenoid oxygenase family protein, whose translation MLGGCAVSGNGAGAPRDAGSGAGAPLFLGGLTANLAEEQRYAATLTRTMPRDLRGTLYRNGPGIFKRGAARIATLLDGDGMVIASRFTDAGIEFQNRFVQTPRFAEETAAGTFLYDTWTTSAERSLDWL comes from the coding sequence ATGCTTGGTGGCTGCGCCGTCAGTGGCAACGGCGCTGGCGCACCTCGGGATGCGGGTAGCGGCGCCGGGGCCCCGCTCTTCCTTGGTGGACTCACCGCCAACCTGGCTGAGGAGCAACGCTACGCCGCGACACTTACCCGCACCATGCCGCGCGACCTTCGCGGCACGCTCTATCGCAATGGGCCCGGCATCTTCAAGCGCGGTGCAGCCCGCATCGCGACGCTCCTCGACGGTGATGGGATGGTCATCGCCTCGCGCTTCACCGATGCGGGCATCGAGTTTCAGAACCGCTTCGTCCAGACGCCACGCTTCGCCGAGGAAACGGCCGCGGGCACATTTCTCTACGACACGTGGACCACTAGCGCCGAACGATCTTTGGATTGGCTATGA
- a CDS encoding response regulator transcription factor, producing MAESLGLYDPESAEVPPCEAKHRRHKKGELATTAATRRTSVMLIEDDGGLADVVRSYLDEHGFQVEIVGRGDVALDRIRREIPDVVLLDVGLSGCDGLSLCREIRRHYDGIIVMMTVRVDEIDEVMGLEVGADDYLTKPIRPRALVARLRAHLRRTGERKPPSSEREWIAVGDLCIDPARRSVMYRGAIISVSCSEYELLEILAKRAGEVVHREDLLGAIRGIRYDGLNRSIDLRISRLRRKLADDPKRPTLIVSVRGVGYMLAASHRADAPQAIDGS from the coding sequence GTGGCCGAGAGTCTGGGTCTGTATGATCCCGAATCGGCTGAAGTGCCTCCCTGCGAAGCGAAACACCGGCGACATAAAAAGGGCGAACTCGCCACGACGGCAGCAACCCGCCGAACTTCTGTTATGCTCATTGAAGACGATGGTGGTCTGGCCGACGTCGTGCGCTCGTACCTCGACGAGCACGGATTTCAGGTAGAGATCGTGGGCCGCGGTGACGTTGCTCTCGACCGTATTCGGCGAGAGATCCCCGATGTCGTGCTCCTAGATGTCGGGCTCTCCGGTTGCGATGGCCTGTCTCTGTGTCGGGAGATCCGAAGACACTACGATGGCATCATCGTCATGATGACTGTACGAGTCGATGAGATCGACGAAGTGATGGGCCTGGAAGTCGGTGCCGACGACTACCTGACCAAACCGATTCGCCCGCGTGCGCTGGTCGCCCGCTTGCGCGCTCATCTTCGACGAACGGGCGAGCGAAAGCCTCCGAGCAGCGAGCGCGAATGGATTGCGGTTGGAGACTTGTGCATCGACCCGGCGCGTCGTTCGGTGATGTATCGCGGTGCGATTATATCGGTGTCGTGCTCCGAATACGAACTGCTCGAGATTCTTGCGAAAAGGGCGGGGGAGGTCGTCCACCGCGAAGATCTTTTGGGCGCCATTCGGGGCATTCGCTACGACGGATTGAATCGATCTATCGATTTGCGCATTTCGCGTCTCCGCCGCAAATTGGCAGACGATCCGAAGCGACCGACGCTCATCGTCTCCGTGCGCGGTGTGGGCTACATGCTGGCGGCAAGCCACCGGGCCGACGCCCCACAAGCGATCGATGGTAGCTAA
- a CDS encoding trypsin-like serine protease, with protein MVSLGCAGAPQDADETDEVESPLSGKDGVAPPIAAEGQFASTIHLSTLKVQCTATKVGPRHILTAGHCSLNESGKIEEPFKSGGTLYVSNKAKLVPPGCTRNEPACFVTKEQTALELGYEKVTVEKTVLEPAYAKYPEATGGGSDLAVILLTVESAEKIKDIPSAKIDYSVVRSGDALTLQGYGEDCMQFNERPELRYAGAKAVPSLRATTPDPDLNPPPPPISAALRKKIEKVLFFTDANLRGGPTLCPGDSGAPVFRKGKPNIVVGVNSTGWHDSQSYSNWHVRLDDKTDSNVAKWLKSILAQ; from the coding sequence ATGGTCTCCCTCGGGTGCGCGGGCGCACCGCAAGACGCCGACGAGACCGATGAAGTCGAGTCCCCGCTCTCCGGAAAGGATGGCGTCGCGCCCCCGATCGCTGCCGAAGGGCAATTTGCTTCGACGATCCATCTTTCGACATTGAAGGTACAGTGCACGGCTACGAAGGTGGGGCCGCGTCACATCTTGACTGCTGGGCATTGCTCGTTGAACGAGAGCGGGAAGATCGAAGAGCCATTCAAATCGGGCGGGACGCTTTATGTGTCCAACAAAGCGAAACTCGTCCCTCCTGGATGTACTCGGAATGAACCCGCATGCTTCGTGACGAAGGAGCAAACGGCGCTCGAACTCGGGTACGAGAAAGTCACCGTGGAAAAGACGGTGCTCGAGCCCGCGTACGCGAAATACCCGGAGGCGACTGGCGGAGGATCGGACCTGGCCGTGATACTGCTGACGGTAGAATCGGCGGAGAAGATCAAAGACATTCCCTCCGCCAAAATCGATTATAGCGTCGTCCGATCAGGAGATGCACTGACCCTGCAGGGCTACGGGGAGGACTGTATGCAGTTCAACGAACGCCCCGAATTGCGTTACGCAGGCGCGAAGGCCGTTCCGTCCCTCCGGGCGACCACACCCGATCCCGACCTTAATCCGCCTCCCCCGCCGATCTCCGCGGCGCTGCGAAAGAAGATCGAGAAGGTTCTCTTTTTCACGGACGCGAATCTTCGCGGTGGACCGACCTTGTGTCCCGGAGATTCGGGCGCTCCCGTGTTCCGGAAAGGTAAACCAAATATCGTCGTAGGCGTGAATTCTACCGGCTGGCACGACAGCCAATCGTACTCGAATTGGCACGTGCGTCTCGACGACAAAACGGACTCCAATGTTGCCAAATGGCTCAAGTCGATTCTTGCCCAGTGA